In the genome of Sander vitreus isolate 19-12246 chromosome 13, sanVit1, whole genome shotgun sequence, one region contains:
- the dlb gene encoding delta-like protein B, translated as MAHLHLRCLLALALLHVVLSSGVFELKINSFHTAQRICRRHRDCHIFFRICLKHPEDVISAEPPCTFGTGHTNVIRADHTSISSSAPIRVPFHFKWPGTFSLIIEAWNAESPTEYTDNQNNLVSRLATRRRLAIGEDWSQDVHFGEQSELRYSYHVFCDEYYFGDGCAEYCRPRDDTLGHYTCDEEGNRICLDGWKGNYCSEPICSADCSERHGYCEAPGGCTCRMGWQGPSCGECVRYPGCLHGTCSQPWQCNCQEGWGGLFCDQDLNYCTNHKPCANGATCTNTGQGSYTCTCRPGFGGTNCELETNECDSNPCKNGGSCNDLENDYSCTCPQGFYGKNCEIIAMTCADGPCFNGGTCVEAMTGGYTCRCPPSYTGSNCEKKLDRCSNRPCLNGGDCLDLGQSVLCRCQAGFTGANCQVNIDDCASTPCQNAGTCQDGVNDYTCSCTLGYTGKNCSVRSDACGVHPCQNGGTCFTHFTGPVCQCPKGFMGPSCEFTLQPSFKPALRQISQPSSATLTVSCILAILVLVLVAGIIFLRRRRRLQGRKQLSDIAVYNDLDSVNNMGGSERDSFLSPNGLFKISNGTARLSLSLCPDGRSGYRPSPVESSPARGERPDFMWRDEAGLGSGAGLR; from the exons ATGGCACATTTACACCTGAGATGCCTCTTGGCTCTGGCCTTATTGCACGTA GTTTTGTCCTCTGGTGTGTTTGAGCTGAAAATTAATTCATTCCACACGGCGCAACGCATCTGCAGAAGACACAGGGACTGTCACATATTTTTCAGAATTTGCCTTAAACACCCGGAGGATGTGATCTCCGCCGAGCCGCCCTGCACCTTTGGCACCGGACACACCAACGTTATCAGGGCCGATCACACCTCGATCTCCAGCAGCGCTCCCATCCGGGTGCCTTTCCACTTCAAGTGGCCG GGGACCTTTTCGTTGATCATTGAAGCCTGGAACGCTGAATCTCCCACCGAATACACAG ACAACCAGAACAACCTAGTGAGCCGCCTGGCGACCCGGAGGAGACTCGCCATCGGGGAGGACTGGTCCCAGGACGTGCACTTCGGCGAGCAGAGCGAGCTGCGTTACTCCTACCACGTCTTCTGCGACGAGTACTACTTTGGAGACGGCTGCGCGGAGTACTGCAGGCCGAGAGACGACACGCTGGGCCACTACACCTGCGACGAGGAGGGCAACCGCATCTGCCTGGACGGCTGGAAGGGGAACTACTGCTCGGAGC cCATCTGCTCGGCCGACTGCAGTGAGAGGCACGGCTACTGCGAGGCCCCTGGGGGCTGTACGTGTCGCATGGGCTGGCAGGGCCCCTCCTGTGGCGAATGCGTCCGCTACCCAGGCTGCCTCCACGGGACGTGCAGCCAGCCATGGCAGTGTAACTGTCAGGAGGGTTGGGGGGGCCTCTTCTGCGACCAGGACCTCAACTACTGCACCAACCACAAGCCCTGCGCCAACGGTGCAACTTGCACCAACACGGGCCAGGGCAGCTACACCTGCACCTGCAGGCCTGGCTTTGGAGGCACCAACTGTGAGCTGGAAACCAACGAGTGCGACAGCAACCCCTGCAAGAACGGAGGCAGCTGCAAT GACCTGGAGAACGACTACTCATGCACCTGCCCGCAGGGATTCTACGGTAAGAACTGCGAGATCATTGCCATGACGTGCGCAGACGGTCCCTGCTTCAACGGCGGCACCTGTGTGGAGGCAATGACTGGAGGCTACACCTGCCGCTGCCCTCCCAGCTACACGGGCTCCAACTGTGAGAAGAAGCTGGACCGCTGCAGCAACAGGCCCTGCCTGAATG GTGGTGACTGTCTGGACCTCGGCCAGAGCGTCCTGTGCCGCTGTCAGGCGGGCTTCACCGGCGCCAACTGCCAGGTCAACATTGACGACTGCGCCTCGACCCCCTGCCAGAATGCCGGAACCTGCCAAGACGGTGTGAACGACTACACCTGCTCCTGCACCCTGGGGTACACCGGCAAGAACTGCAGCGTGCGCTCCGATGCCTGTGGCGTTCACCCGTGTCAGAACGGTGGCACCTGCTTTACCCACTTCACTGGGCCGGTGTGCCAGTGCCCAAAGGGTTTCATGGGTCCGAGCTGTGAGTTCACGCTCCAGCCCAGTTTCAAGCCCGCTTTGCGCCAGATCTCCCAGCCCTCCTCTGCCACCCTCACCGTCTCCTGCATCCTGGCCATCCTGGTGCTGGTTCTGGTGGCGGGTATTATATtcttgaggaggaggaggagactgCAGGGAAGGAAGCAGCTGAGCGACATTGCAGTTTACAACGACTTGGATTCGGTCAACAACATGGGAGGAAGCGAAAGAGATTCCTTCCTGAGTCCTAATGGCCTGTTCAAGATCAGCAACGGCACGGCTCGCCTCAGCCTCTCCCTGTGCCCTGACGGAAGGTCCGGGTACAGGCCCAGTCCTGTGGAGAGCAGCCCAGCCAGAGGCGAGCGTCCGGACTTTATGTGGAGGGACGAGGCCGGCCTGGGCTCTGGGGCGGGGCTGAgatga
- the capns1a gene encoding calpain small subunit 1a isoform X2 → MFFAKKFMSGLIDVVSNIDPAQFVPSDPPPPRRPVQYAEQSESSEEKQFRRVFQQLAGDDMEVSPSELMNILNRIITKHGDLKTDGFSIESCRSMVAVMDEDSTGKLGFHEFKHLWDNIKKWQAMYKTYDADSSGFISADELPNAFRAAGFPLNDQLFSMIIRRYSDDNGNLDFDNYIGCLVRLDAMCRAFKTLDKDNNGTIKVNVQEWLQLTMYS, encoded by the exons ATGTTTTTTGCCAAGAAATTTATGAGTGGTCTCATTGATGTTGTCAG CAACATCGACCCAGCCCAGTTCGTGCCCTCTGACCCT CCTCCCCCCCGCAGACCAGTCCAATATGCAGAGCAGAGTGAGAGCAGTGAAGAGAAACAGTTCCGCAGAGTCTTCCAGCAACTTGCTGGAGAT GATATGGAAGTGAGCCCATCTGAGCTGATGAACATCCTAAACAGAATCATTACAAAGC ATGGGGACCTGAAGACAGATGGTTTCAGCATTGAGTCTTGTAGGAGCATGGTGGCAGTCATGGAT GAGGACAGCACTGGGAAACTGGGCTTTCATGAATTCAAACACCTCTGGGACAATATCAAGAAATGGCAGGCAA TGTACAAAACCTATGACGCGGACAGTTCCGGTTTCATTAGTGCAGATGAGTTGCCCAATGCTTTCAGAGCTGCCG GCTTCCCCCTCAATGACCAGCTGTTCAGCATGATAATTCGCAGATACAGCGATGACAATGGAAACCTGGATTTTGACAACTACATTGGCTGCCTTGTGAGGCTGGATGCCATGTGCC GTGCCTTCAAAACCCTGGATAAGGATAACAATGGGACTATCAAAGTCAATGTTCAGGAG TGGCTTCAGTTGACCATGTACTCTTGA
- the capns1a gene encoding calpain small subunit 1a isoform X1, with the protein MFFAKKFMSGLIDVVSNIDPAQFVPSDPPPPRRPVQYAEQSESSEEKQFRRVFQQLAGDDMEVSPSELMNILNRIITKHGDLKTDGFSIESCRSMVAVMDEDSTGKLGFHEFKHLWDNIKKWQGVYKTYDADSSGFISADELPNAFRAAGFPLNDQLFSMIIRRYSDDNGNLDFDNYIGCLVRLDAMCRAFKTLDKDNNGTIKVNVQEWLQLTMYS; encoded by the exons ATGTTTTTTGCCAAGAAATTTATGAGTGGTCTCATTGATGTTGTCAG CAACATCGACCCAGCCCAGTTCGTGCCCTCTGACCCT CCTCCCCCCCGCAGACCAGTCCAATATGCAGAGCAGAGTGAGAGCAGTGAAGAGAAACAGTTCCGCAGAGTCTTCCAGCAACTTGCTGGAGAT GATATGGAAGTGAGCCCATCTGAGCTGATGAACATCCTAAACAGAATCATTACAAAGC ATGGGGACCTGAAGACAGATGGTTTCAGCATTGAGTCTTGTAGGAGCATGGTGGCAGTCATGGAT GAGGACAGCACTGGGAAACTGGGCTTTCATGAATTCAAACACCTCTGGGACAATATCAAGAAATGGCAG GGAGTGTACAAAACCTATGACGCGGACAGTTCCGGTTTCATTAGTGCAGATGAGTTGCCCAATGCTTTCAGAGCTGCCG GCTTCCCCCTCAATGACCAGCTGTTCAGCATGATAATTCGCAGATACAGCGATGACAATGGAAACCTGGATTTTGACAACTACATTGGCTGCCTTGTGAGGCTGGATGCCATGTGCC GTGCCTTCAAAACCCTGGATAAGGATAACAATGGGACTATCAAAGTCAATGTTCAGGAG TGGCTTCAGTTGACCATGTACTCTTGA
- the LOC144527974 gene encoding uncharacterized protein LOC144527974 — protein MSSLHTYYNHDSVTRFKKRKARFSFSEVHILLDEVRKHRMVIVGKFNRGVATDIKKRTWAEITARVNEIGECQREVIEVIKKWSDLKCDTKRKVAAMRSGTVPNRGLNSRLSRDLNQTEKIVLQILEMGDEDQSTGDFGQLGDDDDVPEEEEEMEEEDMIGMQSSPNGGLDMGSMPPPTSYTVRDSSQTVFDVQYEIPATEDAEAAFGDSDDDQRDDMPPSTLTAKPTEDHQGNNGIQKQGQPQTSSGPPTATLPMPGQPSQNTRDSMLHNASLSLQEQHATNILLETVSRSLELLSESVQQLAETQQEFVRESLQLQRETVQVLRDFTGGAIALMHDKLNGRPAL, from the exons ATGTCTTCGCTACATACATACTACAACCACGACAGTGTTACTCGcttcaagaaaagaaaagcacgtTTCTCTTTCAGTGAAGTCCACATACTGTTGGATGAAGTAAGGAAGCATCGTATGGTTATTGTGG GCAAATTCAATCGTGGTGTGGCAACAGACATAAAGAAACGCACATGGGCAGAGATTACTGCACGTGTTAATGAGATCGGTGAGTGCCAACGTGAGGTCATCGAAGTGATCAAGAAGTGGtcggatttaaagtgtgacaccAAGCGGAAGGTGGCTGCCATGCGGTCAGGAACAGTGCCCAACAGGGGCCTCAACTCTCGTCTCTCCCGAGACCTTAATCAGACTGAGAAAATAGTGCTCCAGATTCTGGAGATGGGCGACGAAGACCAGAGCACGGGGGACTTTGGCCAACTGGGAGATGACGATGATGTGCccgaggaggaagaagaaatgGAAGAGGAGGATATGATAGGAATGCAGAGTTCTCCTAATGGGGGGTTGGACATGGGGTCTATGCCCCCACCAACCTCCTACACCGTGA GGGACTCTTCGCAAACTGTCTTTGATGTGCAGTATGAAATACCTGCAACGGAAG ATGCTGAAGCTGCATTTGGAGACTCGGACGATGACCAAAGAGATGACATGCCTCCTTCCACTCTGACCGCAAAACCAACAGAGGATCACCAAGGAAACAACGGTATCCAGAAACAAGGACAACCTCAGACGTCCTCCGGACCGCCAACAGCCACGCTTCCAATGCCAGGTCAGCCCTCGCAGAACACGAGAGACAGCATGCTACATAATGCATCGCTGAGCCTTCAAGAACAGCACGCCACCAACATCCTCTTGGAGACGGTTTCACGCTCCCTAGAGCTTCTGTCTGAGTCGGTACAGCAGCTGGCAGAGACCCAGCAGGAGTTTGTACGCGAGTCGCTGCAGCTCCAGCGGGAGACGGTGCAGGTTCTCAGAGACTTCACAGGTGGAGCCATTGCGCTTATGCATGACAAACTGAACGGACGGCCAGCGTTATAG